The genome window GGGGATATTTATGAATTAAGCTAACCTGAGAGCCTAGACGATGAAAAGTTTGGGCTAATTCACAACCAATGGGCCCTCCTCCTATGACTGCCAACCGAGGGGGTAATTCCGTCAACGAGAAAATAGTTTCATTGGTGCGAAAACCAACCTTCTCAATGCCTTCTATCTTCGGAGTAACAGCCCTTGCCCCCGTAGCAATCACCGCTTTTTTATAATTTAACTTTTGCCCATCCACTTCAATGGCACTACCCCGCACAAAATGAGCCTCCCCCAAAAATACGTCAATGCCCAAATTTTTGAACCGAGTTGCCGAATCATGGTGACTAATCCCCGCCCTTAATTTACGCATCCTTGCCATAACTTGAGGAAAATCAATGGTAACACCATCCACATTTACCCCCAAATCAGGCGCTTTGAGTATTTCCCCAATCACCTTCGCCGAACGAATTATCGCCTTAGAAGGTACACACCCAAAATTGAGACAATCTCCCCCCATCAGGTGCTTTTCTACGAGGGCAACCTTCAAGCCTAAATCTAATCCTGCAGCCCCTGCCGCCACTACTAGCCCTGCTGTACCTGCCCCGATGACCACTAGGTCATATTTATCTTTGGGGCTGGGATTTTGCCAATCTGGAGGGTGTACATAGGAGATGAGTTGTTGGTTATATTCATCCATGGGAGGAATGTTTATGGATTGTTGTTTGTTCATTTTGTAGGTTCTAATACTTGATTTTCAAGGGCTTTTCTAGCTATTTTGGTAACATAAACGGTAACGGCAACGGTGGCAATAAAACCAATAATTCTGATAGTCCATTCTACGGTGGGGTTACTGGGAGTATCTGTGCCGATGGTGGCAATATTTCCTGCTAATGAGCCGATATAGACATACATAATGGTGCCTGGTATCATACCCACTGAACCGATAAAATAATCTTTGAGAGATACCCTTGTGACTCCGTAGGCGTAGTTAAGAAGGTTGAAGGGGAAAACGGGGGATAAACGGGTAAGTAGCACAATTTTTAATCCTTCTCGCCCTACGGCTTCATCGATGGCTGCAAATTTTTGGTTACCTTGTATCTTTCCTGCTACCCAATCTCGGGCGATATATCTACCGACTAAAAAGGCTAGGGTGGCGCCGATAGTTGCCCCAATAAAGACGTATATGGAACCTAAAACAACTCCGAAGACGACTCCGCCCCCAAGGGTGAGAATGGAACCGGGTAAGAAGGCTACGGTAGCTATTATATATAACAGGATAAAGGCGATCGCCCCTAATCCTCCTAAACTATCAATCCATTGCAAGGCATCGAGTAACCATTGTTGAGGGTTAAAGCCTCCTCCTGTTTCTTGGGCAAATACGGGATGGATATGGAAAAGTAGGGTTAGAGCCAGTGTGGATAAACTTAACATTATTAGCTGTGAAAAATTGGATATTTTATCTTTCATTTTATCGACACTTTTGTTTAATGGTGTCATTGTTTTATTCTCTATTTTTAAGGTTATCTGTAAGAGCTTTTTTTGCTAATTTATTAAGATATAATGTCAGCAAAATGGTTGCTAATAATCCCATTATGCGCAAGGTTAATGCTAAAAATTGACTGGTATTATTAGGAGCATCATTTAATCTATCTACACTGGCTAAATCTGTAGCTAATGAACCGATATAAACATAAGCGAATACACCGGGAAACATTCCTAATGAACCAATCAAATAATCTCGCAATGAAATAGTAGTAATACCTAATAGGTAGTTAAGTAAATTAAAAGGAAACAGGGGAGAAAGACGCATTAAAAAGACTATCTTCCAACCTTCTTGGGCGATGGCCCGATCAACTGCTTTAAATTTAGGATATTTTTCTAGTTTTTTTAAGACTAAATCTCTACAAAAATAACGCCCTAATAAAAATGCAAAAATAGCTCCTAAAATGGCGGCTATTAAAACATAAAAGGTTCCCCATACTGTTCCATATAAACAACCTCCTTTCATGGTTAATAGTGAACCAGGGATAAATAAAAGAGTAGCAACATTATAAATAATAATAAATAATAGGGATCCTAAAATTCCCATTTCTTTAATGCGACTCAAAGATTGAATCCAAAAAGAAGAAAAATCAAGTTGATAGGAAGCGATAAAGGCGATCGCACTTAATCCCAAAATTATCAGCCACTTAATTTTAGTAAATTTATTGCTCTTAACAGAAGATTTAGAATTCATATCTTCGTGATATTCCATCAATTGATTTATCAAGGATACGAACTCTATGAGAAAATGGATTTAAAAGTTTTGAAAGTGTCAAATAAATAGTATTATGGCTATGAAATGAGCTTTTATTAAAATAAATATTGAAATTATTTCTAAAAAATATAATTCTACTATCGATAATTTTGTAAAAGGATTTAGGGGTTATTAAATTGAATCTCAAAATGTTCTTACAAGAACATTTCTAACTTTGAAAAAACTAAAATATAGCTAATTCTCCCACAATTAATAAACCAACAAATATAAATAGTATTCCCATGGCACGTTCTAATTTTTGTTGAGATAATTTTGTGGCAACTATTGAACCTAGCTGCGCCCCCATTAAAACCCCTGGAACGGTAAATATAACGATATTTAACACCATTTGTAATTCTTCTCCCCCTGCTTGGGCAAATTGAATAACATGACCAATGGATGCAATTAGGGCGGTGATGGCGACTATAAATACGCTAGTGGCGATCGCAACTGGACTCGGTACACGGCATCTTTGAATAAGATAAAATCCATTTAATTGACCTAATCCCGTGGATACCATGCCCAAAAATAATGCCCCTATACTTGCCAATAAACGTCCTTCAGTGCCGTTGTAGATGGTGTAATAGTATGTTTTGTTATTTTTGTCAGTAATGCAGGTTTGAAGTTCTTTTTTTTCTTGAATATTTTTTATATCCTCATCCAATAATTCTAAGGTATGTTTATCAGGGGATTTCAAAAAACTGGTGGCAATGACAAATAAACCCACTGCCAAAATTCCTTTGAGGACATCAGCAGGAATAATATTTCCAAACCATGTACCTAGTAACGCCATGGGAATACTAACCAGTAAGAGCATTCTACCCAACTTGAAATCAATTAAACTTTTGCGAATATAGGCAAACAAACCACTGGAAAAGCCAAAAACCTCGGTAATTAAACCGATACCGATGGCTACTTCTGGAGGTAACTTTAGGGCAATGAGGAATAAAGGAGTAAAAAAAGTGGCCCCCTCTACCCCCGAAGCCATGGCAATGGTAGCGATACCGATGGCAGTGGGAAACAAATACCAGTATTCTAAATTCATTGATTGTAAATCCTTTTTTCCTTGGGCTTCGTATTTTTATTAAATGTATATAGCAATCCCATTTGAGTTGTAAAATTTAAATCCCCCCCTACTGCCCTTGATAAGGGGAAAATTAAAGGTAGGTTGTTTACAAATTGTTTGGAATTACCATACATTACTCTTTTGTAAAATAATCAGTTAATCACCATGCTGTCAAATCAG of Cyanobacterium sp. HL-69 contains these proteins:
- a CDS encoding DedA family protein, putative yields the protein MEYHEDMNSKSSVKSNKFTKIKWLIILGLSAIAFIASYQLDFSSFWIQSLSRIKEMGILGSLLFIIIYNVATLLFIPGSLLTMKGGCLYGTVWGTFYVLIAAILGAIFAFLLGRYFCRDLVLKKLEKYPKFKAVDRAIAQEGWKIVFLMRLSPLFPFNLLNYLLGITTISLRDYLIGSLGMFPGVFAYVYIGSLATDLASVDRLNDAPNNTSQFLALTLRIMGLLATILLTLYLNKLAKKALTDNLKNRE
- a CDS encoding DedA family protein, putative, which produces MTPLNKSVDKMKDKISNFSQLIMLSLSTLALTLLFHIHPVFAQETGGGFNPQQWLLDALQWIDSLGGLGAIAFILLYIIATVAFLPGSILTLGGGVVFGVVLGSIYVFIGATIGATLAFLVGRYIARDWVAGKIQGNQKFAAIDEAVGREGLKIVLLTRLSPVFPFNLLNYAYGVTRVSLKDYFIGSVGMIPGTIMYVYIGSLAGNIATIGTDTPSNPTVEWTIRIIGFIATVAVTVYVTKIARKALENQVLEPTK